A single Leptolyngbya subtilissima AS-A7 DNA region contains:
- a CDS encoding DUF5602 domain-containing protein, protein MRPFQILLYSTSAALVLLSATGYSQVSNLALDSNPQPIAGMASASEDNTAPSVIEGEPQALGNGTVRTYVALDSQNHPQEVGVTITAAALAGLPQEGAELILPLPFQAESTAIDHIAIDWRPHGHPPEPIYGDAHFDIHAYTLTPAEREAITAQGADLEKAYKTPAPEYIPAGYVMAPDSAEPRMGAHWADPTAAEFQGHPHGFDHTLIYGFYEGAIAFIEPMVSFDFLRSQQDFEGAFALPQSYAKPGLYPTRYRIAYNEADQTYTVALTDFWQP, encoded by the coding sequence ATGCGTCCCTTTCAAATCCTGCTCTACAGCACTAGCGCTGCCTTGGTGCTGCTCTCGGCCACTGGCTACTCTCAAGTATCAAACCTGGCGTTAGACAGCAATCCCCAGCCGATCGCGGGTATGGCCTCAGCCTCTGAAGACAACACCGCCCCGTCTGTGATCGAAGGCGAGCCCCAAGCCCTGGGCAATGGCACCGTACGCACCTATGTTGCTCTAGACAGCCAAAACCATCCCCAAGAGGTGGGGGTGACGATCACGGCGGCGGCCCTAGCCGGTCTGCCCCAGGAGGGCGCCGAACTCATCTTGCCCCTGCCCTTTCAGGCTGAATCTACGGCGATCGACCACATTGCGATCGACTGGCGGCCCCACGGTCACCCCCCTGAGCCTATCTATGGCGATGCCCACTTCGATATTCACGCCTACACCCTGACCCCTGCCGAGCGCGAGGCTATCACCGCCCAGGGGGCCGACCTGGAGAAAGCCTACAAAACTCCGGCCCCAGAGTATATTCCGGCGGGCTACGTGATGGCCCCCGACAGTGCCGAACCCCGCATGGGGGCCCATTGGGCCGACCCCACGGCGGCAGAGTTTCAGGGCCATCCCCACGGCTTTGACCACACGCTGATCTACGGTTTTTATGAGGGTGCGATCGCTTTTATTGAACCCATGGTGTCCTTCGATTTTCTCCGCAGCCAGCAGGATTTTGAAGGAGCCTTTGCCCTCCCCCAAAGCTACGCCAAGCCAGGGCTTTATCCCACCCGCTACCGCATCGCCTACAACGAAGCCGACCAAACCTATACCGTGGCGCTGACCGATTTTTGGCAGCCCTAG
- a CDS encoding sulfotransferase domain-containing protein codes for MTQAIHKPAQTPVADPNRAWANNWPVKTHELHSHHFDSTIWNDFQFRDDDVVIATYGKSGTTWMQQIIAQLIFNGQEGLNVGDMSPWMDLRVPPAPVKLAAMEAQTHRRFLKTHLPVDALVFSPQAKYIYIGRDGRDVLWSLYNHHANANDLFYDLVNNTPGLVGPPLEPPCSSIRQYFHDWLQGDGYPFWSLWDNMRSWWEVRHLPNVLMVHYAQLKADLPGQMHRIAEFLEIPVDEAQWDSIVEHCTFEYMKCHAEQVAPLAGQIFAGGAKTFINKGTNGRWRDILTAEDIEWYESVAQAQLGKDCAYWLANGELPVV; via the coding sequence ATGACCCAAGCCATTCACAAGCCTGCTCAAACCCCAGTTGCAGACCCCAACCGAGCCTGGGCAAACAACTGGCCCGTCAAGACCCACGAACTGCACAGCCACCACTTCGACTCCACCATCTGGAATGACTTTCAGTTTCGCGACGACGACGTTGTGATTGCCACCTACGGCAAGTCTGGCACCACCTGGATGCAGCAGATTATCGCCCAGCTGATTTTTAACGGCCAGGAGGGGCTCAATGTCGGCGATATGTCGCCCTGGATGGATTTGCGGGTGCCCCCCGCCCCAGTGAAACTGGCTGCCATGGAGGCCCAAACCCACCGTCGCTTTCTCAAGACGCACCTGCCGGTAGATGCCTTGGTCTTTTCGCCTCAGGCGAAGTACATCTACATTGGCCGCGACGGTCGCGACGTGCTGTGGAGCCTCTACAACCACCACGCCAACGCCAATGACCTGTTCTATGATCTGGTAAACAACACACCAGGCTTAGTGGGGCCACCCCTCGAACCGCCTTGCAGCTCAATTCGGCAGTACTTCCATGACTGGTTGCAGGGCGACGGTTACCCCTTTTGGTCGCTGTGGGACAACATGCGATCGTGGTGGGAGGTGCGCCACTTGCCTAACGTGCTGATGGTGCACTACGCCCAGCTCAAGGCCGATCTGCCCGGTCAAATGCACCGCATCGCTGAATTTCTGGAAATTCCCGTAGACGAAGCCCAGTGGGACAGCATTGTGGAGCATTGCACCTTCGAGTATATGAAGTGCCACGCTGAGCAGGTCGCGCCCCTGGCCGGTCAAATCTTTGCGGGTGGGGCCAAAACCTTTATTAACAAAGGCACCAATGGCCGCTGGCGCGACATTCTCACGGCTGAGGATATCGAATGGTATGAGTCTGTGGCCCAGGCCCAGCTCGGCAAAGATTGCGCCTACTGGCTAGCCAATGGCGAACTACCAGTGGTTTAG
- a CDS encoding cupin domain-containing protein, which produces MTITLQRQRPIFLESDEGRAYQMLTHTITRKLTAVDTNGYYALAELTDTAGSGAPLHSHPWEETFYVLEGEFEMLIGNQQQICPAGSTAHVPAGAVHGFKILSPVGRALLLIAPASAEAFYLEVSDRVSDLTTDMETMQEICTKYGLELR; this is translated from the coding sequence ATGACGATTACTCTGCAACGCCAACGTCCTATCTTTTTGGAGTCTGACGAGGGTCGAGCCTACCAAATGCTCACCCACACCATCACTCGCAAACTAACCGCCGTAGACACCAACGGCTACTACGCTCTAGCTGAACTTACCGATACCGCCGGTAGCGGTGCTCCCCTGCACAGCCACCCTTGGGAAGAAACGTTCTACGTCCTTGAAGGGGAGTTCGAAATGCTGATCGGCAACCAGCAGCAGATTTGCCCCGCAGGCAGCACTGCCCATGTGCCCGCCGGTGCGGTGCACGGTTTTAAGATTCTCTCCCCGGTGGGTCGTGCCCTGCTCTTGATTGCCCCGGCCTCTGCCGAAGCGTTTTATCTCGAAGTGAGCGATCGCGTCTCCGATCTCACTACCGATATGGAAACCATGCAGGAAATTTGCACCAAGTACGGTCTAGAACTGCGCTAA
- a CDS encoding ATP-binding protein, translating into MAETLDYRPLRSLNNDDLLALEVCNPYPIRFIKSIQPHGLLLSLSYPDLTILQVSANVETLLHQPPAALIGQPLTVVFAAADIELLRYCLDKTQASAYLTLTHPTTEQSFAVSLHWQQETVLMELEPQTADEPMSEELCCQINTAIAAFGTASDLQALVEIFAHEIQRLTGFDRVMVYRFQPDQSGVVVAEVNRSDHESYLGLHYPATDIPREARSLFYENPLRFIPNLDYVPVLLVPEENPVTQGPLDLGAAELRGVSLPHIDYLHRMGVSTSMTFSLTDDQRLWGLVACHHYQPKPVPKITRMAFTMLVKVASLELMRHQEQERSYYQAQNKTLLGQLGIAINETEDAVLKTLTTNANLLLDMFEAEGVALVLDQDYALVGSTPAQAEVKALIDWLAEQGEDQVFATPALAQAYPPSEQWSVKLAGVLAISIFLQQPRPVSYHILLFRPEQIETVHWAGELSASVTLDEAGEPKLCPRHSFDLWKELVRERSVAWSPRQLEAAADLRSTLMLAVLHFSNVALEQAAERAEVANRAKSEFLANMSHEIRTPMNAVLGFTDLLQTIIQNPVALDYLEAISSSGKTLMSLINDILDLSKIEAGQMDIKLEPTDITLLIQDIQHIFQQKAAQKGIRLRMILGTGLPKALWLDEVRLRQILFNLVGNALKFTEQGHVDIEVACTRLPAVQGESSVNLKISVADTGIGIAEADQQRIFNAFTQSYGQSDRKFGGTGLGLAITYRLTQLMGGTIEVESQLGRGSTFICEFNRVVIAPEGSSQPTAAEAETDLNQWAPLKILVVDDARSNQDLIAGYFRNTHHRLLFAENGLEGVQMAQTHLPDLILLDLRMPLMDGQAAALALKQHELTRSIPIILITASLSYEGETMLANDLYDGLLHKPVKRQQLLESMQRVIGAGVLPALERRASAQAADPGAVAPATLTPERLLALLTQLQAIAADCWQPLRQTLETRSLETFVERLQGAIAVYPYPPLSDYLTTLTTQLEEFDWEHLPHTVNAFAPLLETLTHQVAALGEAPANG; encoded by the coding sequence ATGGCTGAAACTCTTGACTATAGACCCCTGCGATCGCTCAACAATGACGATTTGCTTGCCCTAGAGGTCTGCAATCCCTATCCGATCCGCTTCATCAAGAGCATTCAGCCCCACGGTCTGTTGCTCTCCCTGAGCTACCCAGACCTGACGATTTTGCAGGTGAGTGCCAATGTCGAGACGCTGCTGCACCAGCCCCCCGCGGCGCTGATTGGGCAGCCCTTAACCGTAGTCTTTGCCGCCGCCGATATTGAGCTGCTGCGCTACTGCCTCGACAAAACCCAGGCGTCGGCCTACCTCACCCTGACCCACCCGACGACCGAGCAGTCCTTTGCGGTCAGCCTGCATTGGCAGCAAGAGACTGTGCTGATGGAGCTAGAGCCACAGACCGCCGATGAACCCATGTCGGAGGAGCTATGCTGCCAAATCAACACGGCGATCGCCGCCTTTGGCACCGCCTCAGACCTGCAGGCGCTGGTCGAGATTTTTGCCCACGAAATTCAGCGGTTGACCGGGTTTGACCGGGTAATGGTGTATCGCTTTCAGCCCGATCAGAGCGGGGTGGTGGTGGCGGAAGTCAACCGCAGCGACCACGAGAGCTATCTAGGGTTACACTACCCAGCCACCGATATCCCCCGCGAGGCGCGATCGCTGTTCTATGAAAACCCGCTCCGGTTTATTCCCAATCTCGACTATGTGCCCGTGCTGTTGGTACCGGAGGAGAACCCGGTCACCCAAGGCCCCCTAGACCTGGGTGCTGCCGAACTGCGGGGGGTATCGCTACCCCACATCGACTATTTACACCGCATGGGCGTCAGCACCTCCATGACTTTTTCGCTCACCGACGATCAGCGGTTGTGGGGGTTGGTGGCCTGCCATCATTACCAGCCCAAGCCGGTGCCCAAAATTACCCGCATGGCGTTTACGATGCTGGTCAAGGTGGCCAGCCTAGAGCTGATGCGGCACCAAGAGCAGGAGCGCAGCTATTACCAAGCCCAAAACAAAACCCTGCTGGGGCAGCTCGGCATCGCTATCAACGAAACCGAAGACGCGGTGCTCAAAACCCTCACCACCAATGCCAATCTGCTGTTGGATATGTTTGAGGCCGAGGGGGTTGCTCTGGTTTTAGATCAGGACTATGCCCTGGTGGGGTCTACTCCGGCCCAGGCCGAGGTCAAAGCCCTGATTGACTGGCTGGCCGAGCAGGGCGAAGACCAGGTGTTTGCCACCCCGGCGCTGGCGCAGGCGTACCCCCCAAGCGAGCAGTGGTCGGTAAAGCTAGCTGGGGTGCTGGCGATCTCGATCTTTTTGCAGCAGCCTCGGCCCGTGTCGTACCACATTTTGCTGTTTCGCCCCGAACAGATCGAAACGGTGCACTGGGCGGGTGAGCTGAGCGCCAGCGTCACCCTCGATGAGGCCGGAGAACCCAAGCTCTGCCCCCGCCATTCTTTCGACCTGTGGAAAGAATTGGTGAGGGAGCGATCGGTGGCCTGGTCGCCCCGGCAGCTCGAAGCAGCGGCCGATTTGCGCAGCACCCTCATGCTGGCCGTGCTGCACTTTTCGAATGTGGCCCTAGAGCAGGCGGCAGAGCGCGCCGAGGTGGCGAACCGGGCCAAGAGCGAGTTTTTGGCCAATATGAGCCACGAGATTCGCACGCCGATGAACGCCGTGCTGGGGTTTACCGATCTGCTGCAAACCATTATTCAAAACCCGGTGGCGCTTGACTATCTAGAGGCGATTTCGTCTAGCGGCAAGACTCTGATGTCGCTGATTAATGACATTCTCGACCTGTCTAAAATTGAGGCGGGCCAGATGGATATCAAGCTGGAGCCGACAGATATTACGCTGTTAATCCAAGATATTCAGCATATTTTTCAGCAGAAGGCGGCGCAGAAAGGCATTCGGCTGCGGATGATTTTGGGCACGGGGCTGCCCAAGGCGCTGTGGCTGGACGAGGTGCGGCTGCGGCAAATTTTGTTTAACTTGGTCGGCAATGCGCTGAAGTTTACGGAGCAGGGCCATGTCGATATCGAGGTGGCCTGTACCAGGCTGCCGGCGGTGCAGGGTGAATCCTCGGTCAATTTAAAGATCTCTGTGGCCGATACGGGCATTGGCATTGCCGAAGCCGACCAGCAGCGCATTTTTAATGCCTTTACCCAGAGCTACGGCCAGAGCGATCGCAAGTTTGGCGGCACCGGGCTGGGGCTAGCGATCACCTATCGGCTCACCCAGCTGATGGGCGGCACCATTGAGGTCGAGAGTCAGCTGGGGCGGGGGAGCACATTTATCTGTGAGTTTAATCGGGTTGTGATCGCCCCCGAGGGTAGCTCCCAGCCGACAGCGGCCGAGGCCGAAACCGATTTAAACCAGTGGGCACCGCTCAAAATTTTGGTAGTAGACGATGCCCGGTCAAACCAGGATTTGATCGCGGGTTACTTTCGCAATACCCACCATCGTCTGTTGTTTGCTGAGAACGGATTGGAGGGGGTGCAGATGGCGCAGACGCACCTGCCCGATTTGATTTTGCTCGATCTCCGCATGCCGCTGATGGACGGGCAGGCGGCAGCCCTGGCCCTCAAGCAGCATGAGCTAACCCGCTCGATTCCGATTATTTTGATTACGGCTTCGCTTAGCTACGAGGGCGAAACCATGCTCGCCAACGATCTGTACGACGGGCTGCTGCACAAGCCCGTCAAGCGCCAGCAGCTCTTAGAGTCGATGCAGCGCGTAATTGGCGCTGGGGTGCTCCCCGCCTTGGAGAGACGCGCTAGCGCCCAGGCAGCGGATCCCGGTGCGGTGGCCCCGGCGACCCTGACTCCAGAGCGGCTGTTGGCGTTGCTTACCCAGCTCCAGGCGATCGCCGCTGACTGCTGGCAACCGCTGCGGCAAACCCTAGAAACGCGATCGCTTGAAACCTTTGTCGAACGGCTGCAAGGGGCGATCGCGGTTTACCCCTACCCACCGCTATCTGACTACCTGACCACTCTGACGACGCAGCTAGAAGAGTTTGATTGGGAACATTTGCCCCATACCGTGAATGCGTTTGCGCCCCTGCTAGAGACGCTGACTCACCAGGTCGCGGCTTTGGGTGAGGCTCCCGCTAATGGTTAA